Within the Pelagovum pacificum genome, the region CCAGTCGACCGTCGGCGTCCGCCCGAGTGCGGACAGCGCACGCGGCAGGACGAGGAACTGGATCTCCGCCGGCTTGAGCCCGCAGGTGGCGGGTGTGCCGTCGAGCAGGGACCAGAGGCTCGGGTCGACGCGCGTCGGGGCGCCCGCTCCGGCGAGGGTCCAGCGGCCCTGCCACTCCGACACGGTGACACGGCCGCTCTTGCCGAGCACCGTTTCGATGCACAGCAGGCCAAGGAACGCGCAGGCCACGAGATCGCGGGAGGCGCCCTCCGGCGCGGCCCAGTCGACCTTCACGAACCCCGTCCGCGCCATCCCGCTCAGGATGTCGGTGACTTCTCGGTTCGGCACCGGTGCCGGGCTCGCCGCCCCGAACGCCAGACGCAGGAACCGCAGACGGGCCGTGGCGGCGAGGGCGCTCTCGCTGACGAGATCGAGTTCGGGCGAGTTGTCGTGCATCATCGACAACAGCTCCAGCCCGTTGCTGATCGCGCTCATCGGGTTGATAACGTCGTGGCAGATACGCGAGGCGATCAGCTCGGCCGGGTTGCTTGTGATCATCTGACCTCCTGATTGGGCCCGAAGGACCCGGATAACGTGAGCGGACTGAACTCCATCCTGCAGCCCGGAATGCTGGTCAGGCACCCGAACCGTCCCGAGTGGGGCGTCGGACAGGTGCAGTCCAACATTGGCGGGCGGATCACCGTCAACTTTCCGGACGAGGGGAAAGTCGTCATCGACGGCAGCCGGGTGTCGCTCGACCTCGTATCGGCCGATCCCTAGCCGAACGCAACCCAAGGTTGCAAGCGGCAATCTGCGGACAAGGGGCCGTTCGGTTGCCAACCGTGTCCGGCTTGCCTATCAGGAGGCCACCTTTTCTGCAGGATCGCCCCAACCCCATGAGCGTGACAGAGCCTGTCTTCCAGCTGCGCCTCGCGGATGGTCCGGCGGATCTCGAAGCGGTCCAACGGCTGCGCTACGAGGTGTTCGTCGAGGAACTGGGCGGCACCGGCGCACTGGTCGACCACGAGCGGCGGCTGGAGCGGGATGCCTTCGACTCCCATGCGCGCCACCTGATGGTGGTGGACGAGACGGCCGGCGGGCGCGTGGTCGGCGTCTATCGCCTGATGGACCGCGAGGATGCGGCGCGGGCCGGGGGCTTCTATTCCGAAAGCGAGTACGACCTGTCGCCGCTGATCGACGGCGGGCGGCGCCTGCTGGAGTTGGGGCGCTCCTGTCTGCACCGCGACTACCGGGGCGGGGCGGCGATGTACCACCTCTGGACCGGGCTCGCCGAGCACGTGGCGCAGACCGGCGCGGAGGTCCTGTTCGGCGTGGCGAGCTTCCACGGCACCGATGTCGACGCGCTCGCCCAGCCCTTGTCGCTGCTGCACCACCGCCACCTCGCACCAGAAGCGAGCCGGGTCCGCGCCCGTGGGGCGGAGGCTGTGGCGATGGATCTGCTCCCGGAGGACCAGATCGACCGGCGCGCCGCGCTTCTGCAGATTCCGGCGCTGATCAAGGCGTATCTGAGGCTCGGCGGCACGGTCGGGCAGGGGGCCTGGGTTGACCGGGCCTTCAACACGACGGACGTCTGCCTCGTGATGGATACCGCCCGGATGAACGACAAGCAGACCCGCCTCTACACGCGCGAGTCGGCGAAGTGAGCGAGGCCTGGTCCTCGGGTGAACCGCCGCCGCACTGGCCGGCTTCTCCGCGCGGCCGACTGATCGCCGCGCTTCGCGCCACGGTGCTGGTGCCGGTGCTGGTGGTGATGTTCCTCCTCCAGCTGCTGTTGCGTCTGATCGAAGGCCCGATCTTCGGCCAGCGGCGGCCGGTCACTCCGTGGATCACGGTGGCCTATTGCCGCTTGGCGCTCCGCGTGCTCGGTTTTCGCGTCCGGCGGGAGGGGCATGTGATGCGCCACCCCGGCGCGATCGTCGCCAATCACACCTCCTGGCTCGACATCTTCTCGCTGAACGCGAGCGGGCCGCTCTATTTCGTCTCCAAGGCGGAGGTCCGGGGCTGGGTCGGGATCGGCTGGCTGGCCCGCGGGACCGGAACGCTTTTTGTTCGCCGCGACCGGCGGGAGGCGCGCGGCCAGGTCGAGACATTCCGCCAGAGGCTCACCGCCGGACATCGCCTGTTGTTCTTCCCCGAGGGCACCTCGACCGACGGGCAGCAGGTGCTCGCCTTCAAGCCGACGCTCTTTGCTGCCTTCTTCGACGACGCCCTGCGGGAGCGGACGTGGATCCAGCCCGTGACCGTCGTCTATCGCGCGCCCGATGACGCGGACCCGAGGCTCTATGGCTGGTGGGGTAACATGGATTTCGGGCCGCACCTGCTCGGCACGCTGACCGCGCATCCGCAGGGCGAGATCACGGTGATCCATCATGACCCGGTGCGCGTGGCGGAGGCCGGCGACCGCAAGACGCTCGCCCGGGCCTGCGAAGAGGTCGTGCGGCGCGGCCTGCTGTCCCGGCTGCGCTAGGCGCGGCGGTCACTGGACCGCCGGCACCGCCTTCAGGTAGGCCGCGATGGCGAGCCGGTCGTCGCCGCTCAGTTGAGCGGTGTTCTGGACGACCTCGGCCATCTCGCCACCGGCGCTGTCGAACTCGGGCGTGAAACCGCTGTTGAGGTATTCCGCGATCTGCTGCTCGGTCCAGGACAGGCCGCCGGAGGTGATGTTGGGGATGCTACCCTCGCCCGAGGGGTTGGGTGCCCCGCCGAGCCAAGCCGACCGGTCCAGCGCTCCGAGCGCGTTTCGTTCCGTGTGGCACTCTGCACAATGCGCCAGCGATTCCACGATGTAGCGGCCGCGCTGCACCTCCGGACTGTCGGCCTCGGAGAGCACGTAGCTGTCGTCCATGAACAGGATCTTCCAGGCGCCAAGACCGCGGCGGATGTTGAACGGGAAGCCGACATCGTGCGGCTGGTTCACCGCGTCCGATGCAGGCAGCGTGCGGATATAGGCGACGATGTCGGCCACGTCCTGCGGGTCCGCCTTGGTGTAGGACGTGTAGGGGAAGGCCGGGTAGAGGTGACCTTCATCGGGCGAGACGCCGTCGCGGACGGCGTGGATGATCTCGCCGTCCGTCCAGTCCCCGATGCCTTCGGGCGAGGGCGAGATGTTGGGCGCGTAGAAGGTGCCGAAGTCCGATTCAAACGCCTGCCCGCCGGCGAGGAGCGGGGCGTCGCCGCCCTCCGCCTCCGGTGCGGTGTGACAGGACGCGCAACCCGCCGCGGCGAAGGTCACGCGGCCTGCCTCGGCGTCACCGACGAGGGTGTCGTACTCCGCCGGCACGGGCGATGGAGCCGTGATGAACCAGCCCGCGACGACGGCGAGCACGATCAGGGCGACGAGCCAGCGGAGGACGCGCATTACTGTTGCTGGCGATAGGTCTGGTGGCAGCCGCCGCAGCCCTGGCCAAGGCCGCCCATGGCGCCTTGCAGCGCTTCGAGGCTTTCACCGGCGGCCTCTTCCATGGCGACCGCCGCCTCGACGAGCGCGGCACGGCTGGCGTCGAAGCCTTCCATGTCTTCCCAGATCGCGGGGAGCGCACGAGTGCCCTCGATCGACTCGCTGTCGGTGCCCTCGGGCCAGTAGGCCTGCTCGGAAATCTCGGCGAGCATCCGCAGGTCGGTCGCGGCGGTGGCGGCCATTTCCGCATCGTACTCGGTATTGCCCTGGGCCATGCCGCCGATGATGCCGAGGTTGTGGGCATAGAGCGACATGTGCGACTGGCGCGCGGCGACGGCCGGGTTCTGGTCCTGCGCGACGGCTGCGGTCGAGCAGAGCGCGGCGGCGATGGAAAGTACGGGAAGAATGCGGGAAGTCATGGTCAAGTCCTCGACATCAAGGGCTGCGATTGATGACCGGAGGGTAGCGGCATGCTAGCACCCCACAAGTGTCAATTTCTGCACGAGGGGTCTTGAGGCTTGCAGAAGGAAAGCTGGGACGACCTGCGTTTCGTGCTCGCCGTCGCCGAAACCGGCTCTGTCGCGGGCGCGGCACGGGAGCTCGGAGTCAACCATGCAACGGTCCTGCGCCGCATCGCGGCGTTCGAGGCGCGCGCCGGTCAGCCGGTCTTCGAGCGGACGCCGCACGGCTACCGTCTGCCACCGGATCAATTCCGCTTGATCGAGGCCGCGCGTGACGTCGCCGCCGCCGTCGACGGGGTGGAGCGCCTCGTTTCCGGGCGGTCTGGTCAGCGGCAGGCGGTGCGGATCACCTCGACCGATACGCTCTGCACGATGATCCTGCCGCCGATCGTGGCGGAGCTCGCGCGGGCGGGCACGCAGATCGACCTGCGCTGCTCGAACCGGCACCTCGATCTGTCGCGAATGCATGCCGACATCACGGTGCGGCCCGCCAAGGCGCTGCCACCCGACCTGACGGGCGAGATCGCGGGGCATCTCGGGCTCGCAACCTATGCCAGCAGCCCGGATGTCTCCGGCTGGCTCACCGCTCAGGGGCCACTTGCGAAATCGGTCGTCGCGGAATGGCAGGCGGATCAGGGCTCGACAGCGGACAGCAGCGGCGGGGCGGACAGCTTCCTCGTCTTGCGGGAACTCGCGGCGCAGGGCCTCGGGCGGACCATGTTGCCCTGTTGCGTGGGCGAGGCGGATCCGCGGCTGGTGCGCATCTCCGATCCCGACCTCGAATTCTCCGTACCGGTCTGGGTGGCCAGCCACGTCGAGCTCGGGGACGTCGCCCGTCTGCGGCAGGTGCGCGAACGGCTGGTCGCCGCGCTCGGTGCGCAATCGCGGTTGTTGTCGAGCGGGCAGGGCCGCGCGGCAGCCTAGTCTCAGTTCTGGATGCGGACCGCGTTGCGTCCGA harbors:
- a CDS encoding DUF3553 domain-containing protein, producing MSGLNSILQPGMLVRHPNRPEWGVGQVQSNIGGRITVNFPDEGKVVIDGSRVSLDLVSADP
- a CDS encoding lysophospholipid acyltransferase family protein, yielding MSEAWSSGEPPPHWPASPRGRLIAALRATVLVPVLVVMFLLQLLLRLIEGPIFGQRRPVTPWITVAYCRLALRVLGFRVRREGHVMRHPGAIVANHTSWLDIFSLNASGPLYFVSKAEVRGWVGIGWLARGTGTLFVRRDRREARGQVETFRQRLTAGHRLLFFPEGTSTDGQQVLAFKPTLFAAFFDDALRERTWIQPVTVVYRAPDDADPRLYGWWGNMDFGPHLLGTLTAHPQGEITVIHHDPVRVAEAGDRKTLARACEEVVRRGLLSRLR
- a CDS encoding LysR family transcriptional regulator, whose product is MQKESWDDLRFVLAVAETGSVAGAARELGVNHATVLRRIAAFEARAGQPVFERTPHGYRLPPDQFRLIEAARDVAAAVDGVERLVSGRSGQRQAVRITSTDTLCTMILPPIVAELARAGTQIDLRCSNRHLDLSRMHADITVRPAKALPPDLTGEIAGHLGLATYASSPDVSGWLTAQGPLAKSVVAEWQADQGSTADSSGGADSFLVLRELAAQGLGRTMLPCCVGEADPRLVRISDPDLEFSVPVWVASHVELGDVARLRQVRERLVAALGAQSRLLSSGQGRAAA
- a CDS encoding c-type cytochrome, translating into MTSRILPVLSIAAALCSTAAVAQDQNPAVAARQSHMSLYAHNLGIIGGMAQGNTEYDAEMAATAATDLRMLAEISEQAYWPEGTDSESIEGTRALPAIWEDMEGFDASRAALVEAAVAMEEAAGESLEALQGAMGGLGQGCGGCHQTYRQQQ
- a CDS encoding GNAT family N-acetyltransferase: MSVTEPVFQLRLADGPADLEAVQRLRYEVFVEELGGTGALVDHERRLERDAFDSHARHLMVVDETAGGRVVGVYRLMDREDAARAGGFYSESEYDLSPLIDGGRRLLELGRSCLHRDYRGGAAMYHLWTGLAEHVAQTGAEVLFGVASFHGTDVDALAQPLSLLHHRHLAPEASRVRARGAEAVAMDLLPEDQIDRRAALLQIPALIKAYLRLGGTVGQGAWVDRAFNTTDVCLVMDTARMNDKQTRLYTRESAK
- a CDS encoding histidine phosphotransferase family protein, which gives rise to MITSNPAELIASRICHDVINPMSAISNGLELLSMMHDNSPELDLVSESALAATARLRFLRLAFGAASPAPVPNREVTDILSGMARTGFVKVDWAAPEGASRDLVACAFLGLLCIETVLGKSGRVTVSEWQGRWTLAGAGAPTRVDPSLWSLLDGTPATCGLKPAEIQFLVLPRALSALGRTPTVDWTDGAPTISF
- a CDS encoding cytochrome c yields the protein MRVLRWLVALIVLAVVAGWFITAPSPVPAEYDTLVGDAEAGRVTFAAAGCASCHTAPEAEGGDAPLLAGGQAFESDFGTFYAPNISPSPEGIGDWTDGEIIHAVRDGVSPDEGHLYPAFPYTSYTKADPQDVADIVAYIRTLPASDAVNQPHDVGFPFNIRRGLGAWKILFMDDSYVLSEADSPEVQRGRYIVESLAHCAECHTERNALGALDRSAWLGGAPNPSGEGSIPNITSGGLSWTEQQIAEYLNSGFTPEFDSAGGEMAEVVQNTAQLSGDDRLAIAAYLKAVPAVQ